Sequence from the Amaranthus tricolor cultivar Red isolate AtriRed21 chromosome 1, ASM2621246v1, whole genome shotgun sequence genome:
GGTACCTACTCCAGAGTAGTGGGGATGGGTACGACCCCATAGAATTAAGTGTAAGTTAAAAAAATGGAGCTAACTACTGAGATTTCATGTGATCATGGAGTGCACCTAAAGCTAAAGGAAAAGTTTTATCAAACGAACATTAGACCAATACTATTACATGCATTAGAATATTGGGAGAAATAGAAAATGTGAATGCTTAGATAAATAAGTAGAATACataagataaaattcaaaatgaaaatataagcaAAGGTTTATGTGTCGCACATTTTGAAGATAAGATGAACACAACATATTTAAATTGGTTTGAGTTTGAGCAAGTTCAAGGACAGAGTATTGGTGAACGGGTACGGAAAATATACGGTTAGAGATTGGGGAATTTAAAAGGAGCGTGAGGAAAACCGAAAATAACTATGAGGGCCGGAGTGGAAAGGATATGAAAAGTTTAGATTTACGAGTTGAGATGATAGAAAATCAACATGAATGGAGAAAGATAATTCATGTAAAAACCATTGGGATGGTTCATGTAGCAGTCACCAACCTTCTAAAattaaggttatgatattttgttcttgtttatttaGTTTGgctaaaaacaaaaaagaacacaAGAAATACTTCCACTAGGTATGATAACTAGCAAAATGTTCTATAAACTTCCCCTTTCTAAACATAAAAGTAGAATCTTGTTTGCACTGCTACCGTAGCAAAAAGTATGGATTTGTTTCAAGAAGTTAACCTAAGGAGCTACTTATGATTGAGCATCACTAACACCAATTCGACGGGAGCATAACCAAGTATCTCTATAGTCCATCCAAGGTAAGCATGTACCTATGGAACTAGAAAATGAGAAGACAAAAGGACAGGAAAAAAGCTTTAACCTTCTAGAAAAGATATAAGGGTTATAAAGGATCCATTTGCAGGTAGATTTTCTGTCCAACAACAAATATCATTTCTCAGTTTCAATAGTACGGGAAAATCAAGGAGTCAAACTCAGAATCTGCTGTTTACTTGAGCTTTAAAAAGAAGAATAGGCTATTCAAAATGGAAAACCTTTTCTTTAGGCATATGGACTATGAAGAGCCACAAAGGGCAGCATCATAGATGGGCCATTCCTTGGTCTTGGACCACCACACACCACCCCACCTCCAAACATTGCCAACTAGCAAGCTAGCTTCCATTAAAGTCTGAGTACCTTAAAATCTTTTACAGCCAACAAGTGTTACATGCAAAAATAATATTCCAAATTTAAAAGCCAGCCTTATAATCTAAACACAACTTCATATAAAACCTGCAGATGTGACAAAGATGCATAAACAGTGATCTATTCCCTATCCATGTCTTAGGACTTGAGAAAAGAAATATAGATACATGgcacttaaaaatattaatttggcaATGTtactatataaattaaaaggaaaTAAGATTGGCCTTACACTCTTGTCCCGGCAATAACGGACGGAAATGTAACTTGTTTGCTTCCAACATTCTCGGCACTTCCTTTCCAGATTCAGAAGCCTTAAcaaaaagtagttcaacctCTCTCATACTCGAGAAGAAATCTTTCGGGGCAATCTTATGCTCACAATCATCATCGTGAACGGATGGCACCTTAGCTTTAGGCGTAATTATGGGCTCTGGAGATTTTGTTTTCAAGGGTGACAACTTCAGAGAGCTGATTTTTTCCTCATCCAACAATTCATGCTCGGAATCTACACTTTCCGCAGTATGCACTGTGGAAGAGGCACCAGGGGCACCATAAGTTTCCTCACGGTTAAGATTTTTGAAACTTCGAACTAGTGTATCTGAAGAaggatcatcaaattcatctgAATCAGACCCTTGCCTCCCACTAGAAAAGGATTTATCCTCAACATGTTCTAGTTCAGGAACTTCCTCATCTTCTCCAATGTGTTTCGGATCATCACTGTTGTCAAAATCACCATGTAGCTCTCTTTGCTCATGGGATGATAAATGATTGTCAACCGGATGAAAAAGACCAAAATAATCCCATGGTGGATTTTCGTGTTGGTGGGTTGGAGTTACAGATGCAGATCGTTCAGCTCTATCAAGAGACCGAGGAGTAGTATTCTGTGAGGTACTTAATGAAGTTACAGTTGCAGTGGCAGCTACAGGAGGCTTTTCTTCAACCTTTCTAGTAAAGCTGCCCCTAAAATTCATACGGTGCACCTGATAACGACCCATTTTCGGAGGAGGAGAAGGAGTCAGGCGTTCATAAGCCTCCACATGTTGCGACGCTGATGGcgaagaaaatgaaaaatgagaagtTGACTTCTCGGTCAGAGCAAGTGGCTCTGGTGTAGCATTGGTGGAAGTATACAGGGATGACTCAATAGGGACATCTGGTTGCACAAACTTTCTAATTGCTGTCCCAGCAGTTTTCAATGAATGGATGTAAGCAACATGAGCTGCAGCTAAAGCACACCTTCCATCAAGAGATTGTCGAACAAATTTCTTTCTTTCACGACATAACTGTAGGggcttatcatcatcatcaattttaGAGCTCGTCGCCCCCATATCCCCAAACCACTAACGCAAACAACCCACTCATAAAATACAACCAAGCCAGAAATTTCTACCTACAAGTCAACCAGTTCGCAAAACCAGAATATCAGCAATCGATACAAATCACAACAACTTAGCAAAGCACCAAATGACGAAAGACTAGAATTGTTACAGGACAGAAATGAGCTTGGGCAACCCAGACAAAAAGGAGAAGAGCTTACCACTTACAAGCCCAAAGGAGATTTACTACTAAAACCAAATGGTCGTAATAGGAGTTAcaattcaaacttattttgttcTCTTTATCCAATTTGGGACAACTTAGTCACATGCTAATTTACAATCAGGAAAGAAGAAATCCAAATTTATATAAATCCAAGAAGTATAAATACAATCTTCACGTATCCAAGACTAACTATAGCATAAGCTATCAAAAAACTACACATAAGTATAAACTATTACCAGACTGCAAATATGTATGAATCAAAATAAAGTCACAAAGTCAATCCAATTTTAATGTGTAATGTACACATTCATGAGGATGCAGCAGAAGATACTCTTTCCATGATCGCCAAACAGAAATTTCAAGTTGCCAATACTACAAAGGCTGAAAAgatttcaaaattatattaaaaactaACCAACTTAGAAATTGTACATTGAGAGCTCAAAGTAAGGGGCTCCAAAATACAAGCACAAACAGATGCAAAATATAACCAAAGTCTGGAAATGAAGCAGCCCCAAAATAAAGCATACTGTTGAATATATTTATCAACCACATCCAAACTAGACAAAACACCGACACAaatcaaatcttaaaacaaGAACATGAATCTTAAATACCTAATATCATCCAAAACACATCATATATTCTACCTGATTGATGTTTCATCTGCACGCACCCATCAGAATCTTAGTTCAGTAAGGCCCCAGCTTCAATAACTCAAACTAGGGAAACAAGTAGTATAATCAGTGATCAAAAATGGAAGTAACAAGGACAGAATATAGAACGAAATGCACTTTTTTCTAAAAGGAAGGAAGAATCctcaataaaaagaaaaacccaGAATGGAATTCAGTATAATTAGAGTAAATTTGCAATAAATCAAACAGGGCAATTGagaaaaacaattttcaaaaaaggGACATAAAATGGAAGTAACAAGAACAGAATATAGAGAAACGAAATTCAAATCCTGGATAAAAAGCAATACCCAGATTGGAATTCAGTTGAATTGGAGTGAACTTGCAATAAATCAAACAGGGAAACTGATAAGAGCAGTATTGAAAGAAGGGTCACAGCATAGCAATTATCAATTAGCAAATGGAGTGATGAGTGATGTAAACTGTACCTACCCGTTGAAGGTAAATAATACAATCAACTTGGAATTCAGAGAAGAATCTGAGAAGAATTATATAATATGGAGGTGTGTACTAGAGATGAAgagatagagagagagagagagagagagagagagagagagagagagagaataaGGAGACAAAGAAGAATGCATGCAAAAAGAAGCAAGCACAATTGGAAAGGAGAATGAGTTTGTGGGACTGTCAAGCCTCCTACAAATTGCTTAGTCACACCGCACTAGTGGAGGATactatttcaattttaaaaccTAAATCTAACTGCATAAACAATTCTTAGATCTACTCGTGTATGCGTCAATGGCTAAAATACACGCATAATTAACCCTCAAGAAGGTGTTAGTAGATTACGCTTATTTTGTGAAATTAACAAATTACTCTTTATGTGATAGAATTTTATAGGATAagggttttattattttaatttatctttttttattttcattgagCGACACGCAAACCTAGGTATAGTAATTaagttttattatttctttgtatTCCAAAACCCATTCTTACATAATgacatatacataatataaatatatatatatatataggggaaaGATCCGATGAGAAAGGgttgaaaatgaaaaaggtaAGAAAgattctacacccttgatttcactaaaataaaaaaaatctatggtcacgattgagctaaaaacacataattgtaaacgtaactatgttacacagaaaagtaactatgaaataatttttaaaatgttcttaatttataacatagtatctttttttgtatatatagtaacaaaacaaaatcaaacaaaaattcttctcatccttctcattttaaaatacttcttatttgatcctatatatatatatatatatatatatatatatatatatatatatatatatatatatatatatatatatatatatatatatatatatatataggtgtaGGATCAAGGGAAAACTGAAAACCAAACAGTGGTATACATATTGTAGCAAAAGTGGTACATATTATCTTATAGGGTGTACATattttttgtgaagaaaaaagttcaaattatttacaaaaattcCAACTGAATATGTACCCTTTTTAAGCATATATGGAGATTATTTAgcgaatgtttaattatttacaaaactGCCACCCAAATATGTACTCTATTTGAGCTTTTATGTACCCCTATTATCAGTTTTCACcattttaattggttttcacaTGATCCAAATCCTATATATCTGCACATTGTTCAGTAGTGGACACATGAGTAGGGGAAATAAGACCATCTTTGATGGCATCACGCACATAGTGACAATCAACTTCAATGTGTTTGGTGCTTTTATGGGATACTCGAATTTGAGCGATGTGTAAAGCTGattgactatcacaatacaTGAGCATAGGATATAAGGAAGAAACCCCTAAATCTGAGAGCACACTACGTAGCCACTTGAGTTCTGAAGTAAGCACAGCCATGAAACGATATTCAGCTTCGCCCAAAGAACGAGACACTGcatgttgtttcttggttttccATGATATAGAAGAGAAACCCAGAAAAACAATCCATCTTGTGAGTGACCGTCGAGTGAGAGGACAACTAGCCCAGTTGAAATCACACAAACCAGAGACTTGAAGAGCAGAAGCAGAAGAGAGTAAGAATGCCCTGACCTGGAGTACCTTAAAGGTATCGAACAATGCGCAAAGCAGCATCCCAATGAGCCTCTAGAGGTTTATGCATAAATTGGGAGAGAATATGGACACTATATGCCAAGTCAAGACAAGTAAAAGACAGATAAATGAGACGAACCACTAAGCAACGATATTTTTCAGGATTATATAATATCTCTCCAGTAACTTTGGCAAGACCATGATTTTGTTCGAGAGGTGTAGGAGAAGGACAAGACTCAAGCATACTAGTCTTTGTGAGAATATCCAGTGTATATTTACGTTGATAGAGGAAAATACCGTCTGGACTGCGGGCCACCTCAATACCAAGAAAGTACTTGAGtacaccaagatctttcatgtgGAAGCAAGTTCCAAGATAAATCTTGAACGATGATGTAGCCAAAGAATTGTTACCACATATAATCAAGTCATCAATATAAACAAGAACAGCCAAAAAAACAGAATCCACATGATAGGTAAAAAAGGAATAATCTGAGTAAGATTGAGTGAAGCCATAATGAAGTAAAGAAGAGGTAAGTTTGGCAAACCAACAATGAAGGGCTTGACGTAAACCATAAAGGGACTTACGTAATTTACATACCATGCCAGGTTAACTAACAGTGAAGCCAGGTGGAAGCCTCGTGTAGACTTCTTCATCGAGGTCaccatgtaaaaaagcattgTGCACATTCATTTGATGAAGTTCGTAGTTCTTAGTTGCAGCAATTGCTAATAGAAGGCGAACAGTAGTCATTTTAGCCACAGGAGCAAAAGTCTCGTGATAGTCAAGCCCTTCAACTTGATGATTACCAAGAATAACAAGACGAGCTTGGAGACGTTCAATAGACCCATCAGCATGAAACTTAATTTTATACACCCATTTGCACCCAAGAGCTTTCTTGCCCTTGGGAAGCATACTCATTTCCCAAATACCATTATCCTCGAGAGCAGAAATTTCAGAAGACATGACTTGCCGCCAACCATCATGTAGCATAGCCTCTTCAACAGATCGATGTTCGACCCCTGCAGTAATATTAGCTAGAAAAGCACGATGACTAGAAGAAAAGTTTGTATAAGCAATATAATGAGTCAGAGGATGGCTAGTTACTGGGGAACCCGTAGAATCGGATGAACAAGAAGGTGGACTCATATTCGGAACTACAGCAACAAAATCTCGAAGACGAGTTGCAGGTTGTTTAATCCGGAATCCGCAACCTAAGTTAGTAGAGTCATCAGGTTGCCTATCCATAATAACCATAGGAGAAAGGGACACAACAACATTGTGGGGAAAAGACGAAGGAGAAACAGACGGCCTAGACACTTCCACCAAATTATTCGAAATGGCACGGGGCTCGACATGAAGAGATTCTGAATATCCAGAAGGAGAGGCCAATAAAGGGACTAAATCACTTGTGATGGAGAAATCTGAAGTGGAAGTATCTAAGGTAGAATAGGGTTGTGAAGGAGTGTCACGAAGAGAAAAGAGGGAAACtcattttcaataaattaacATCACGAGACACAAAGAAGTCCTTGGTCTCCAGGTCATACACCTTCCACCCTTTCTGGTATTTGAATAACCCACAAACACACATCGCCTACTGCGTTTCGCAAACTTATCCTGTTTAGAGGCCTGATTGTAAGCAAAACATAGACAACCAAAAACTTTAAGGTGATTGTAATCGAGAACTTTGCCAAATAATAATTCATAAGGAATTATATATTTAAGTAAGCGTGAAGGTGTGCGGTTAATCAAATAAGTAGCACTAAGAACACATTCACCCTAAAAAGAAATTGGCAAATCCCCTTGAAACATCAATGCACGTGCCACatttaatatatgttgatgTTTTCTTTTAACCCTCCCATTTTGTTGAGAAGTACCCACACACGAGGTTTGAAAAATAATTGCACTATCATTAAAATACTCTTTCATACACGAGAATTCAGCTCCATTATCACTCCTCACAATGCTAACAAGACAATCAAACTGGCGATGAATCATAGCAAGAAAAGCACGAAAAACAAAAGAAGCTTCTGTCTTTGAATGTAAGAGATATCCCCAAATACCACGAGAATAATCATCCACAAGTGTAAGAAAATAATGTGCATCACAAGATGACGGAGTAACATAAGGTCTCCAAAGATCACAATGAATTAATTCAAAAATCCGACTAGCTCTACTTTGACTATTAGAAAAACTTGAACGAGATTGTTTAGCTTGTGGACAAATACGACAAGCTTTATTTAAGTGTTTATTAcagttattatttttgaaaggaGGCAAATATATCCGCAAGATGTCCTAAACGTTAATGCCACAGCTCGAAATCATCCACACCAATACTAACTGTAGCATGAATCTTGCCACTACCATTGAAAAAATAGAGTCCACCCTTGCGTTCACCGTTTCCAATCTGGTTCCCCAAAAGACGGTCTTGTATAGTACATAAAGTATTAGTAAAAGAGACAATTCAATTGTGAGCATCTATCAGTTGTGAAACTGAAATTAAATTGCAACATGGGTTAGGCACAAAATAGACATTGTCACTTATTATAAGATCATCAAGATGTAGACACCCTCGTTTGGTAGCCATAACCTGTTTTCCATCCGAAAGTCCAAGTGGACTAAAAAAATCACACAAATCCCCAAGTAATACGACATTACCAATGACATGATTGGTAGCCCCAGTATCAAAAATCCAAGTAGAGGAAGAAAACATACCCATCATACGATCATGAGATTCTACATTTTCCAGTTTCAACAAACGTTGCATTTGGGCAGGAGAAAGATCATTTAACGAGGTTCTACCACTTGCACTCCTCGGCCCTTCATTTGTGGAGCCTCCACTACCACCAGAAAACATTGCATTAGCTTGCAACATCACAGGACCTTTGTCTTTACTTTCGCCAACTGAGGTTGTTATACCGCGATCCCCATCCTTCAATCCTCCTTTCCCATTGCCAAATTTTTCAGTTCACCACAATGGAATACCGTGTATTTTGAAGCAATTACTCACATCATGACCACTCTTTTTACAAGTGGAACAATAAAGCTTATTTCTTTCAGTCTTTCGGTCCAAAGCAGTTCTCCCACTCAGTCTATTCATAGCAAAAATATGAGCATCCATTTGCTCCGTGGTAACGTATTTAATACTCCGAATGCGTTCCTCTTGTAGGAGTGTTTAATAGGCTCGGTCTAGAGTGGGTAAGGGATTTTGTGAGAGCAGATTGGAGCGCACCATCCATATTTATCAACATCAATACCAACCAAAAATTGATGAAAGATCTCATCTTCTCTATCATTGGTATATTTCTAATCAAGATTGCACTGGCAACCGTTACATTCACATGAATGAAGGGGTTTCATTCTTGCAAACTCATTAAACAAACTGATAAGTTTAGTATAATAGTCTTCAAGGCTTTGTGTTTTACCTTGACGACACTCGGTAATGGCAGCCCGTAACTGTTTCAATGGTCCATTAGCCACACAATAACGACGTTCAAGATACGCCCATAGATTTCTAGCTTCGTCATGGAACGGGATGGTACTCACTAATTTAGGATCGATGCTTCTAAGCAACCATGAGACAATCATTGAGTTAACAGTATCCCAATGAAGAAGCATAGTTTCATCAGTAGGCTTTGTCACACTTCCATCGAGGAACCCAAACTTGCGTCGTGCTCGCAACCATAGTGTTATCGCCCGAGCCCACATTACGTAATTATTGCCCGTAAGACTCACATGAGTGATAAGGTTTCCTGCTTGATCTTCAGGACTAAGAAAATAAGGAGAAAATTAATGAATTTAGaggatttatatttttgtttatccACCATTGTAGGTTATAAGAGAATATCAGTCAAAGTAGAGGAAAAAAAACGATAAAGAAGAACCTGTTTGATTTGCAGTACGACACTTTCAATAAAATGGTTTTGATACCATGTTGGGCGGCACACAAACCTAAGTATAGTAATTAGGTTTTATATTTCTTTGTATTCCAAAACCCATTCTTACATAATGACAtacacacaatatatatatatatatatacacacacacacacacacacacacacaaggGAATTATAACTAGATTTGGGCTTAGCCCATACAATAACCTAACATTAATTATGGGTTTAACAATTTTGTTTaattctttttgtctttttgtggtAATTTACAAATCAAGTAATTGTTTAGAAATTTCTGATTAACCCTTCCCTACCTAGTCTCAGACAGGACTCattagaatgatgatgatgattttgtaagctattgtaacaacccgacttaccgttgactaagTAAACGGGGTCATCTCGGGGTTTATTTCCCAAGAACTAAAATCTCAATTCCAAAACAtgagcaaaggggtcaccagTTCTAAAACATAGCTAaatcagctaattctcaaaccaaacatctaactaaaatacaatataatcataaaattcGTTCTAaaagtccaatataaccaacacaaccaagtctattatacatttatcaaaaacctaatacaatacTACAACTTCTCATGTATTTAGCTCAATATAACATCCAAGTAACTCTAATcatcaccgctaacccatcgttcccgactgGTTTCAATCTGTAGCTCAATATAAAAGATAGAAACAACAGGGAGTCAGATCTAACTGAATGAGCAgaaacaatccaaaacaaaacaatcatgataaatcaaaacaaaagatttaaaagcaacatcagtttcctagatctttGTGCAAACTAGGAgcctagttgagaggaacatccatagctctaaggctatgtcactctcgggtgaggctagtcaatttttgaatgacaattcacctcaaaTATAAGGAATAGGAGACAATGTCCTaccactccgtcaatgaccaactcgtaagcccgatccattgaccatatcaatatcagcataatcattcataacaaatttatcacaatataatttcaaaaacttcaataaaaaaatttcaaaactgtAGTCTGGctagaccctttaagggactgctactactcaccaacaaTGACGCTTCAAAGAGTTAAGATCGGTTCACCGCAATCAACTAAAAGGGGTCTTCGACTTAGTCGTATCCTGAAGCATGACAATAACATAACGTCATCAGGGTGCGTACGATACAACtatactaacatataacttattacatctcctcctatgaCTATAGATAAAACTTAAGTCATATTTTAGCATTCCTATTTATCTTAACGGTATATGTTATAATCttcaattcattataataaagtaAAGTTTATAACCATATCTAGATTTTTCAACATTCTAGGTTTACCACATCCATAATCCTCCATTAATTCATCTAATTAACACCAATTTAAACATTCTACTCCTCAAGCAACAAGATTCAAAAGAAACATCCAAGAAAACTAAACTaatgaaaattaaatcattAGAGTAATCTTCTACTAAAATTATAATCCAAATAAGTTCTCATCTTCACATTGATCTATATTTATCAATAACAAATGTTTCTTAACCAATCTTAAATCTCCATATCCATTAATCTAATCTCAACCCACAAGTCCATCTAATTCAATATGAACAAGCATACCCACACTAATTCTTGAAATTTTTTCATATCACTTTCATGAGGCTACAAGATCTTGATGAGCACTAATAATAGGTAtcataaagaaataaaattcacAAGAATTAGTTATTAATTTCATAGTGTCATCCCAACAACAAAGAAGAAAAACTAAATAACAATAAaaccaaataatataaaaaaaaaacaaaagaaaaaggagGGAAGAAGTGGACCTTCTTGTTTACGGCAAGAATCAGAAGCAAAATAAGGATTTTGGTGCACAATTAAAAACAGAAGCAAAATTGAATTTGGTTTCATCATTTTTGGCAGAATTCAGAGGCAACATAAATTGATTTCGGTTTTCCCTTATTTTCGGCAGATATTGAAGACAATGGGCTCGAAATTTCGAAATCCCACCCAAGATGTTGATTACCACCTGTTTTGAGAAGCAAATCGAATGGTTGTGTTGTTTAGGGCCTTTTGAAAGTCATGGGAATGAATGAGGAAGGAGATTGCACGTGGGGCTGAACATAGTTTAGTCAAAATCGTAAATCAAatcggaccaaaccgtaatttaagtgTTTGGTTTGGTCTACGATCTAAATGGTTTCGtctgatatttttttataaaagaattACGGTTTTCGGTCCGCTctaggttttaaaatttttagatcaGATTAGACCGAAAACCGTAATATATTCCGGTCTAACATAAACCGTAGACCAATAAATCGTAATAATATATTCTGAATATAAGCTGGCGCCTATCAGGCCCAACTTTAAATAATATGACGGGCCCAACTTGAAACTTTGAAAGACAAAATCAATTTGAGATTTGAAAgacaaaattaatttgatttttgaattattattagttttttttatgattgattTGCTTACgttgtttgattttttaaaatttttttgtttgtgtttggtttaagattttgttgatttttagtATGTAGTTTGTTGGTATTTTAGTATGTAATTCGTTGATTGTTCGATTTTATATGATTCGATTTTTTGTAATTAGTATGTTGATTTTTCGAATTTTtggttaatatttttgattttttctgtttttgatTTTCTATGGTTTGCTACTTTTTTTTAGTCTGTTTGTTCTAGGTTTTAGGTTTTTCGAATTTTGTTTGCACGTAGTTTTTATGTTTGATAATAGACTAATAGTTTGATAATTGtttggtttttatgttttttgaatTGTGCCTGAATTTTATGTTTGATAATTATTAGTTGTAATTAAAAATGcattattttagatttttagtTAAAAAATGCATCAAATAGAAAAAATTGTAGACGAAGAAACACTTGAAATTGGCAACCTATCGGCATGATTAGACGAAGAAACACTTGCATCAGTTCTACCTTTTTGACTAGAAGCATGGATACGCATATGATTCAATGAAACTTGTGAATTTTAATGTTGAGTATCATCCCGAGGATACATTGAATATCGAATCTTAATTAGAGACATAAGATGATCGAAAAGCTAAGTTTTTGAAACTATAAACACAATTATTATCACAAGTGAACTAAATAACTATTAATATACTAAATCACCAATCAATGTTAAACAgttttctaaaaacaaaaaatacaaattactgcacataaaaataacattattccACTATTATTTAATCATTCCAATATACTAATATCCACCTTAATTTAAGGTGGATATTGTGTAAAATTTCTCTGTTAACTTGGATGTTTTCTTTTTCAGTTTATAGTGTTGCTGCATAAAAATCTGGCATGAACATAATATCTCTTGTAATCTCAAGTTGCTAGTTGGACGAGTCTTCTCTTTGTTGATGTAAGGCTTAGTGGCTATTGTTGCTttcaaattattgttttgtggCTTTCAATAATCATTTAGGGTCTGTTTGGTACATGACTATTAGTTGGAGTTGTTAGCTGGTTTGACTAACTAAAAGCATTGTCAGATAAACAAAATGTTTGGGCCAACTGATATGGAGATGTTTGCTAAAAACTTTTGTTGGTTGTTTGTTGATAATTAGATAAAAAGTAGGtaaaaagccaaaaatcaatgaaaaaactaCTATAAATAGCTTTTTAGTTTTTCCTTAAAAGTAA
This genomic interval carries:
- the LOC130805453 gene encoding protein ROLLING AND ERECT LEAF 2 isoform X2 — its product is MGATSSKIDDDDKPLQLCRERKKFVRQSLDGRCALAAAHVAYIHSLKTAGTAIRKFVQPDVPIESSLYTSTNATPEPLALTEKSTSHFSFSSPSASQHVEAYERLTPSPPPKMGRYQVHRMNFRGSFTRKVEEKPPVAATATVTSLSTSQNTTPRSLDRAERSASVTPTHQHENPPWDYFGLFHPVDNHLSSHEQRELHGDFDNSDDPKHIGEDEEVPELEHVEDKSFSSGRQGSDSDEFDDPSSDTLVRSFKNLNREETYGAPGASSTVHTAESVDSEHELLDEEKISSLKLSPLKTKSPEPIITPKAKVPSVHDDDCEHKIAPKDFFSSMREVELLFVKASESGKEVPRMLEANKLHFRPLLPGQEYPAQSSVKYLTWLRTTSFRSSSSRNFLDSHSREDVEDIKSDLFENFYMVSGSHASTLDRLFAWERKLYDEVKASQSIRREYDMKCKLLREQESKCESQQKIDKTRSVVKDLHSRIRVAIHRIDAISRRIEELRDKELQPQLEELIEGLRKMWEEMFECHKLQVHIITVAFSSGSVRLSLQSELRRRNALLLVDELSNLSSIFRKWINALKFYIQAINDWLNKCVKSEEKSTKKRRWDIAPHLRLRNAGPPIYTTCGAWLDALQDLPVQEVADTIRGLATEISHLVPQQEKVQGRKSHMEGTDPVLQMRGHESFDEWNTSNFDQIQSSFVIFLSQICSFAERSLKMYTELQTNIDDAKRNYEHKMSQP